A window of Sulfurimonas gotlandica GD1 contains these coding sequences:
- the flgB gene encoding flagellar basal body rod protein FlgB, whose amino-acid sequence MSVEISRTHGLISDALDYRAMRQDMISSNIANADTPFYRPRDISFADALAAKKADILNEGSDKLALAQTNGAHIPLHNEKGNYKPTTFYRDGHMARNDGNSVDLDVETTEMSKNSVMFNALIQANKKDSMIFKSVIDASSKVS is encoded by the coding sequence ATGAGCGTAGAAATTTCTCGTACACATGGATTGATCTCAGATGCACTTGATTACAGAGCTATGAGACAAGATATGATATCTTCAAACATCGCAAATGCTGATACTCCTTTTTATAGACCAAGAGATATAAGTTTTGCTGATGCTTTAGCTGCAAAGAAAGCTGACATCTTAAACGAAGGCAGTGATAAACTAGCACTGGCTCAAACAAATGGTGCGCATATTCCTCTTCACAATGAAAAAGGCAACTATAAGCCTACGACATTTTACAGAGATGGACATATGGCAAGAAATGATGGCAATAGTGTTGACTTAGATGTTGAAACAACTGAGATGAGTAAAAACTCGGTAATGTTCAACGCCTTAATTCAAGCAAATAAAAAAGATAGCATGATCTTCAAAAGTGTTATCGACGCATCATCAAAAGTAAGTTAA
- a CDS encoding FAD-linked oxidase C-terminal domain-containing protein → MIDSKHIKHFTNIVGDDNIYSDKAHLIAYSYDATREHFEPDAVIFPRNEQEISEILKYCNEHRIIIVPRGAGSGFTGGALPSSGGIVLAMEKHMNKILEIDMKNMVAIVQPGVINMDLQRAVEEVGLFYPPDPASQEYSTLGGNVSENAGGMRAAKYGITKDYVMATRAVLPNGDIIKAGKRTIKDVAGYNISGILIASEGTLAVLTEITLRLIPKPKLTKTAMGIFPTVNDAMEAVYKTMASGITPVAMEFLDNLTIRAVEQTFNKGLPVDAGALLVTDVDGNLEDDLNFQLAQIEKVFRENGCSEFKIAKDKKEAADIWFARRNASPALSVYGSKKLNEDVTVPRSALPELLEKFYAIADKYQIKIPCFGHTGDGNVHTNVMVDGSDPEQVKIAYKAIEEVFQATIDLGGTLSGEHGIGLAKAPYMHMAFTDEEMNLFKSIKKAFDPNNILNPAKMGLN, encoded by the coding sequence ATGATTGATTCAAAACATATAAAACATTTTACAAACATCGTTGGTGATGATAATATCTATAGCGATAAAGCACACTTAATAGCTTACTCATATGATGCAACCAGAGAACACTTTGAGCCAGATGCTGTAATCTTCCCAAGAAATGAGCAAGAGATTAGTGAGATTTTAAAGTATTGTAATGAGCATAGAATAATTATAGTACCGCGTGGTGCCGGAAGTGGTTTTACAGGTGGAGCACTTCCTAGTTCCGGTGGTATTGTTTTAGCTATGGAAAAACATATGAATAAGATTTTAGAGATAGATATGAAAAACATGGTTGCAATTGTTCAGCCTGGCGTTATCAATATGGACTTGCAACGTGCTGTAGAAGAGGTAGGACTTTTTTATCCGCCAGACCCAGCTAGCCAAGAGTACTCAACTCTAGGTGGAAATGTTAGTGAAAATGCTGGTGGTATGAGAGCTGCGAAGTACGGAATCACAAAAGATTATGTAATGGCTACTCGTGCAGTACTTCCTAATGGCGATATTATTAAAGCTGGAAAGAGAACTATCAAAGATGTTGCCGGCTATAACATCAGTGGAATACTCATAGCATCTGAGGGAACTTTAGCTGTTTTAACTGAGATAACTCTAAGACTTATTCCAAAACCAAAACTTACCAAAACAGCAATGGGGATTTTTCCTACTGTAAATGATGCGATGGAAGCAGTTTATAAAACGATGGCAAGCGGTATTACACCAGTTGCTATGGAATTTTTAGATAACTTGACAATTAGAGCAGTTGAGCAAACTTTTAACAAAGGTCTTCCAGTAGATGCTGGAGCACTTTTGGTTACAGATGTTGATGGAAATTTAGAAGATGATCTAAATTTTCAACTGGCTCAGATAGAGAAAGTTTTTCGTGAAAATGGATGCAGTGAATTTAAAATAGCAAAAGATAAAAAAGAAGCTGCTGATATCTGGTTTGCTCGTCGTAATGCATCTCCGGCACTTAGTGTTTATGGAAGTAAAAAGCTAAATGAGGATGTTACAGTTCCTCGTTCTGCTCTGCCGGAGCTATTAGAGAAGTTTTATGCTATTGCTGATAAGTACCAAATAAAGATTCCATGTTTTGGTCATACAGGCGATGGCAATGTTCACACAAACGTTATGGTTGATGGAAGCGATCCTGAGCAGGTTAAAATCGCTTACAAGGCCATTGAAGAGGTTTTCCAAGCTACTATTGACTTAGGTGGAACTCTCTCAGGTGAGCATGGAATAGGGCTTGCAAAAGCACCATATATGCATATGGCATTTACAGATGAAGAGATGAATCTATTTAAGTCAATTAAAAAAGCATTTGACCCTAATAATATTTTGAATCCTGCTAAGATGGGGCTAAACTAA
- the fliE gene encoding flagellar hook-basal body complex protein FliE produces the protein MSEFGKINGLSGTSTAELLKQKNKIDGAGGEAFADHLKSALNEVNDLQEISEKAIGDMATGQVKDLHQAALAIGKAETSMKLMLEIRNKALNAYKELGRTQL, from the coding sequence GTGAGTGAATTTGGAAAGATTAACGGCTTATCAGGAACATCGACAGCCGAACTTTTAAAACAAAAGAATAAGATTGACGGTGCTGGTGGTGAAGCTTTTGCCGATCATCTTAAATCTGCACTAAATGAAGTAAATGATCTTCAAGAAATAAGTGAAAAAGCTATTGGTGATATGGCTACAGGTCAGGTAAAAGACCTGCACCAAGCAGCTCTTGCAATAGGAAAAGCTGAAACAAGCATGAAACTAATGCTTGAGATTAGAAACAAAGCTCTAAATGCCTATAAAGAGCTAGGAAGAACACAACTGTAA
- a CDS encoding peptidoglycan DD-metalloendopeptidase family protein, which translates to MIRFFLLFLLTTSLFSSQVERFRWLNGETYLIFLEKQNLPVKKLYYDLDKDDQRLTEEMRTGVHCQILKDNNGAIEQILLPLNDELQIHIFKHKDEYNFEAIPIISSTKTEAFTLKIDNSPYYDIIKATGSKKLAQIFVSNFRNSLNFKRDLRKGDTLVMVYDQKYRLGRPFSMPTLKVAMIEMRNKKHFIYLNDDDRYYDEKGHEVEGFLLARPVRGARVSSHFTNRRFHPVLKKWKAHLGIDYAARRGTPVIAAGSGTIIYSAYLGSYGNLVKIRHADGYETRYAHLKSFRRGIKRGKHVKKGDTIGYVGNTGRSTGPHLHFELRTDGRAINPLRVVQVTTKKLKGNESKAFFKLKENYDQRINLHLVNKTPFEKPQKVEQVCYFYNGAHCE; encoded by the coding sequence ATGATACGATTTTTTCTACTTTTTCTACTGACAACCTCTCTTTTTAGCTCTCAAGTTGAGAGATTCAGATGGCTTAACGGCGAAACTTATCTAATATTTTTAGAAAAGCAGAACCTTCCTGTTAAAAAACTATATTATGACCTTGACAAAGATGATCAAAGGCTGACAGAAGAGATGAGAACAGGTGTCCACTGTCAGATTTTAAAAGATAACAATGGAGCTATTGAACAAATTTTACTTCCACTAAATGATGAGCTTCAAATTCATATATTTAAACATAAAGATGAGTATAATTTTGAAGCAATTCCCATTATTTCTAGCACAAAGACAGAAGCATTTACTCTTAAAATAGACAACTCTCCATACTATGACATCATCAAAGCAACAGGCTCTAAAAAATTAGCACAAATTTTTGTATCAAATTTTAGAAACTCTCTAAATTTTAAAAGAGACCTAAGAAAAGGTGATACACTAGTAATGGTTTATGATCAAAAATATCGTCTTGGCCGTCCTTTCTCAATGCCAACACTAAAAGTTGCCATGATAGAAATGAGAAATAAAAAACACTTTATATATTTAAATGATGATGATAGATATTATGATGAAAAAGGTCATGAAGTAGAAGGATTCTTACTAGCTCGTCCGGTACGTGGGGCTAGAGTTTCATCACACTTCACAAATAGAAGGTTTCATCCTGTGTTGAAAAAATGGAAGGCTCACCTTGGCATTGACTATGCAGCAAGACGTGGAACACCTGTCATTGCAGCAGGAAGTGGAACAATAATTTACTCAGCATATCTGGGAAGCTATGGCAACTTAGTTAAAATACGTCATGCTGATGGATATGAGACTAGATATGCTCACCTAAAATCATTTCGCAGAGGTATAAAAAGAGGCAAGCATGTTAAAAAAGGTGACACTATAGGCTATGTTGGAAACACTGGCCGTTCTACTGGTCCACACCTTCATTTTGAACTTAGAACAGACGGTCGTGCTATTAACCCTCTTCGCGTCGTTCAAGTTACAACGAAGAAGCTAAAAGGCAATGAGAGTAAGGCGTTTTTTAAACTAAAAGAAAACTATGATCAAAGAATAAATCTACATTTGGTTAATAAAACACCTTTTGAGAAACCTCAAAAAGTAGAACAAGTTTGTTACTTCTATAACGGAGCACACTGTGAGTAA
- a CDS encoding type II secretion system protein, whose product MKRAGFTMIELIFVIVILGILAAVAIPKLAATRTDAGVSKVASNIATAVSDIGAYYTSKGTFTGANWSDMTNVRLDTTAAGGTASGAWATGTAVYLNDGTTAAKSCFSISATTDGNVSVTALAGGTDPVCVGAKAAALKNNVCAADGTAKVHAFGGVGVAY is encoded by the coding sequence ATGAAAAGAGCTGGTTTTACTATGATCGAATTGATCTTTGTTATCGTTATTTTAGGTATTTTAGCTGCTGTAGCTATTCCAAAGCTTGCTGCTACACGTACAGATGCTGGTGTGTCTAAAGTAGCTTCAAACATTGCTACTGCTGTGAGTGATATTGGTGCCTACTATACATCAAAGGGTACTTTTACTGGAGCAAATTGGTCGGATATGACTAATGTTCGTCTTGATACTACTGCTGCAGGTGGTACTGCATCTGGAGCATGGGCGACAGGAACAGCAGTTTACCTTAATGACGGTACTACAGCTGCAAAAAGTTGTTTCAGTATATCAGCAACAACAGATGGAAATGTTTCAGTAACAGCTCTTGCTGGCGGAACAGATCCAGTATGTGTTGGTGCTAAAGCAGCAGCATTAAAAAATAATGTTTGTGCTGCTGATGGTACAGCAAAAGTACATGCCTTTGGTGGTGTTGGTGTAGCTTACTAA
- a CDS encoding primosomal protein N': MKFYNISLLGSPLEPFTYNSLQTISIGTRVSVNVRNRILNGVVLLKTDEPEFKTLKVIEISDFIYSKKQIELARFISTYYVCSVGEALGVMTPFSSSTSEEVELENNITKPLHSQIELSQKQEEALVFLKTHKTSLLFGDTGSGKTEIYMKYFEEMIASAKRSIFLMPEISLTPQMSQRLEHHFGEAVVMWHSKLTPLQKRKALEKIYNGNAKIIAGPRSTLFLPVNDLGLIVVDEEHDDSYKSSSRPRYNARDIAIYMGKLYDVPVVLGSATPSLNSFTKFPYFRLKGGFFSANREFIYEKSAEALSPLILQSLKSTLKAKDQSIVFLPTRANFKYLICQDCGHTTQCVFCSIGMSIHQKSRALKCHYCNYTQAIPQVCSECRSPSLVSSRLGTAEAVKVISEEFVDARVEQFDRDAITTASKLKKALKRFNDNETDILVGTQMLSKGHDYHGVTLAVVLGMDNMLNMSDYRAREKALSSLIQVSGRSGRAKNAKVLVQSFNEEFFSAYMDKYEEFLEEEKIYRQDLYPPYKKLCRILFSHKNGAKAQEQMRKMQELLSHESNVEIVGFGKCAVERISDKYRFEILLRSDKSTDIIKAISRCKVDLAEVDMDPIEFG, encoded by the coding sequence TTGAAATTTTATAATATTTCTCTTCTTGGCTCGCCTCTTGAGCCATTTACATATAACTCATTGCAAACCATAAGCATAGGCACTAGAGTAAGTGTAAATGTTAGAAATAGAATTCTAAATGGTGTTGTTCTCTTAAAAACAGATGAACCAGAATTTAAAACTTTAAAAGTCATAGAAATAAGTGATTTCATTTACTCTAAAAAACAAATAGAATTAGCCAGATTTATCTCAACTTATTATGTTTGTTCTGTGGGTGAAGCACTTGGTGTTATGACTCCTTTTTCTAGTTCCACCTCAGAAGAGGTGGAACTAGAAAATAATATAACAAAACCATTACATAGCCAAATAGAACTCTCTCAAAAACAAGAAGAAGCATTAGTTTTTTTAAAAACCCATAAAACTTCACTGCTTTTTGGAGATACAGGTAGTGGAAAGACTGAAATATATATGAAATATTTTGAGGAGATGATAGCATCTGCTAAACGCTCAATTTTTCTGATGCCAGAAATTTCCCTAACACCTCAGATGAGTCAAAGACTAGAACACCATTTTGGTGAAGCAGTTGTTATGTGGCATTCTAAACTAACTCCCCTTCAAAAAAGAAAAGCTCTTGAGAAGATTTATAATGGAAATGCAAAGATAATAGCAGGGCCACGTTCAACTCTCTTTTTACCTGTAAATGATTTAGGTCTGATAGTTGTAGATGAAGAACATGATGACAGCTATAAATCATCATCAAGACCTCGTTATAATGCTCGAGATATAGCTATTTATATGGGTAAACTTTATGATGTCCCTGTTGTTTTAGGAAGTGCTACACCATCTTTGAACTCTTTTACAAAATTTCCATACTTTAGACTTAAAGGTGGTTTCTTTAGTGCAAACAGAGAGTTTATTTATGAAAAGTCAGCCGAAGCTTTATCTCCACTTATTTTACAGAGCTTAAAAAGTACTTTAAAAGCAAAAGATCAATCGATTGTTTTTCTTCCAACTAGGGCAAATTTTAAGTACTTAATCTGCCAAGATTGCGGTCATACAACTCAGTGTGTGTTTTGCAGTATTGGGATGAGCATACATCAAAAATCTCGCGCTTTGAAGTGTCACTACTGTAACTATACTCAAGCTATTCCTCAGGTATGTAGTGAGTGTAGAAGTCCATCTTTAGTTAGTTCGCGTCTTGGAACAGCTGAGGCAGTAAAAGTTATAAGTGAAGAGTTCGTAGATGCAAGGGTTGAGCAGTTCGATCGTGATGCTATAACAACTGCCAGCAAGCTCAAAAAAGCTCTTAAACGCTTTAACGATAATGAAACGGATATTCTTGTAGGAACACAGATGCTAAGTAAAGGACATGATTATCATGGTGTTACTTTAGCAGTTGTTCTGGGAATGGACAATATGTTAAATATGAGTGACTACAGAGCCAGAGAAAAAGCTCTATCTTCACTCATCCAAGTGTCTGGCAGAAGTGGTAGGGCGAAAAATGCCAAGGTTTTAGTTCAGAGTTTTAATGAAGAGTTTTTCAGTGCTTACATGGATAAGTATGAAGAGTTTTTGGAAGAGGAAAAGATTTACAGACAAGATCTCTATCCTCCATATAAAAAATTATGTCGAATTCTTTTTTCTCATAAAAATGGAGCAAAAGCTCAAGAGCAGATGCGAAAGATGCAAGAGCTTTTATCTCATGAATCAAATGTAGAAATAGTAGGATTTGGTAAGTGCGCTGTTGAGAGAATATCTGATAAATATAGATTTGAAATACTTCTTCGCTCAGATAAAAGTACGGACATAATCAAGGCAATATCTAGATGCAAAGTAGATTTAGCTGAAGTAGATATGGACCCTATAGAGTTTGGCTAA
- a CDS encoding plasminogen-binding N-terminal domain-containing protein, with protein MKYIFLVLFLALELIAGIVKSPLISVDEQNSIATIEIDKIDVGMSGFISHKIAQDHTVILKNIVVTNYDEQSKVATLKMSPYDALKNNALPSGKWSVKVGDEAILAFGYTRGILISPNEEIYHRITRSVKDLQWVHPDIFATILSFNGHPTPLREDFTKLSIAASVGLVFIYLEKKLFTIDAKSFKILTITEAQLNQDSTKLPFYTRIEEIEAAWWGEGSDELESYEPYYYELLTEANPNNKELQNIVKNFKPKVSE; from the coding sequence ATGAAGTATATATTTTTAGTTTTATTTCTTGCCTTAGAGCTTATAGCTGGAATTGTAAAGTCACCTCTTATCAGTGTTGATGAACAAAATAGTATTGCAACAATCGAGATAGATAAGATTGATGTTGGTATGAGTGGTTTTATATCTCATAAAATTGCTCAGGACCACACGGTTATTTTAAAAAATATTGTAGTTACTAATTATGATGAGCAGAGCAAGGTGGCAACTCTTAAAATGAGTCCATACGATGCTCTAAAAAATAATGCACTTCCTAGTGGTAAGTGGAGTGTAAAAGTTGGGGATGAAGCTATTTTAGCTTTTGGATACACAAGAGGTATTTTAATCTCTCCAAATGAAGAGATTTATCATAGGATTACAAGAAGTGTAAAAGACTTACAATGGGTTCATCCAGATATTTTCGCGACTATTTTATCTTTTAATGGACACCCGACGCCACTTAGAGAAGATTTTACAAAACTTTCAATTGCTGCATCTGTTGGTTTAGTCTTTATATATTTAGAGAAAAAGCTTTTTACAATTGATGCTAAAAGTTTTAAAATATTAACGATTACGGAGGCTCAGTTAAATCAAGATAGTACAAAACTGCCTTTTTACACAAGAATCGAAGAGATAGAAGCTGCCTGGTGGGGAGAAGGAAGTGATGAATTAGAGTCATACGAACCTTATTACTACGAGTTGTTAACAGAGGCAAATCCAAACAACAAAGAACTACAAAATATAGTGAAAAATTTCAAACCAAAGGTTTCAGAATGA
- the flgC gene encoding flagellar basal body rod protein FlgC, translated as MSFLSSFDISGYGLSAQRVRVNTISQNIANAQTTRTEEGGPYRRKEVVFKAIDFNEQFNKAIGKMTDSAKFEDPLNEGDFGKKVNPAIMSVIVDKISRDDSEPKMKFDPSHPDADANGYVAYPNINPVIEMADLVEATRSYQANVAAFESSKNMANSAISLLQ; from the coding sequence ATGTCATTTTTAAGCAGTTTTGATATTAGCGGTTACGGACTAAGTGCTCAGCGTGTTCGTGTAAATACAATCTCTCAAAATATCGCAAATGCACAGACAACAAGAACTGAAGAGGGTGGACCATACAGAAGAAAAGAGGTAGTTTTCAAAGCTATTGATTTTAATGAACAGTTCAATAAAGCTATAGGGAAGATGACAGATAGTGCTAAATTTGAAGATCCTTTAAATGAAGGTGATTTTGGTAAAAAAGTGAATCCTGCTATAATGAGTGTAATAGTCGATAAAATCTCTAGAGATGACAGTGAACCTAAGATGAAATTTGACCCGTCACATCCGGATGCAGATGCAAATGGGTATGTCGCGTATCCAAATATTAATCCTGTTATAGAAATGGCCGATTTAGTAGAAGCGACTCGTTCTTATCAAGCAAATGTAGCTGCATTTGAGAGTTCGAAAAATATGGCAAACTCTGCAATTTCGTTATTGCAGTAA
- a CDS encoding NUDIX domain-containing protein, protein MSKIDSIEQLSNPKFIKPIKINYTQNKKKKVWEAVISHDSVAVLLWHRDKDAFVLVKQLRATVLNKNKIDGMMYELCAGIVDKKTTNVQIAKEEIHEECGYDVPVENLEKISSFYTSVGISGTHQTLYYAEIDESMMVHEGGGLEEEEIEVIYIPTQEAKTFMFDESYQKTTGVMLSIYWFFENKTT, encoded by the coding sequence GTGAGTAAAATAGACTCTATAGAACAACTCTCAAATCCAAAGTTTATAAAGCCAATAAAAATAAACTACACTCAAAATAAAAAGAAAAAAGTCTGGGAAGCAGTAATCTCTCATGATAGTGTCGCAGTGCTTCTTTGGCATCGGGACAAAGACGCATTTGTTCTAGTAAAACAGTTAAGAGCTACCGTTTTAAACAAGAATAAAATAGATGGCATGATGTATGAACTGTGTGCAGGCATAGTAGATAAAAAAACAACAAATGTGCAAATAGCAAAAGAAGAGATTCATGAAGAGTGCGGATATGATGTACCTGTAGAAAATCTAGAAAAAATCAGTTCTTTTTACACGAGTGTTGGTATCTCAGGTACACATCAGACTCTCTATTATGCTGAAATAGATGAAAGTATGATGGTTCATGAAGGTGGTGGATTAGAGGAAGAAGAGATAGAAGTCATATATATTCCGACTCAAGAAGCTAAAACTTTTATGTTTGATGAGAGTTATCAAAAGACTACAGGAGTCATGCTCTCTATCTACTGGTTTTTTGAGAACAAAACTACTTAG
- a CDS encoding pilin, giving the protein MQKSKNAFTMIEMVFVIVILGILAAIAIPRFAATRTDAEIAKGRSDIASIRSAIVSERQTQLIRGVSTYMPRLSTGVAGDNLFTGSDANRTLLMYGVSAGDWAQGIVNAGTTDTYTITINGVTLTFTYTVANGRFTCSTTAGSAAQNALCENLIN; this is encoded by the coding sequence ATGCAAAAATCAAAAAACGCTTTTACAATGATAGAAATGGTATTTGTTATTGTGATTTTAGGTATTTTGGCAGCCATTGCTATTCCTAGATTTGCGGCAACTCGTACAGATGCAGAAATAGCTAAGGGCCGTTCAGATATTGCTTCTATTCGTTCTGCTATTGTTAGTGAGAGACAAACTCAGTTAATAAGAGGCGTTAGTACATATATGCCTAGACTTAGTACGGGTGTAGCAGGAGATAACCTTTTTACTGGTAGTGATGCAAACAGAACACTTTTAATGTATGGTGTATCTGCTGGTGATTGGGCTCAAGGCATAGTTAACGCTGGAACAACAGATACATATACTATTACCATTAACGGAGTAACACTTACTTTCACGTATACTGTAGCAAATGGTAGGTTTACATGTAGTACAACAGCTGGAAGTGCAGCACAAAATGCACTATGTGAAAATCTAATTAATTAG